GCCTTCGCCGCCGTGTTGTACTTGTACACGCTCACTCCCGCGCGCTCCCGGTCCACGTCGAAGCGGTACACGAGGCTGCGGTGCGCCACCATGTCCGTGGACCGCCGCCGGCTCTCGTTGAACGGACACTCCTCCCACTCGTCCCGGCGGGAGTCGTAGCGCAGCAGGCGGTAGAAGAGCGAGCCGCCGGACACGAACAGCTCCCCGCCGCAGGACGTCGCCTCGTGCGCAACGGCGAAGGAGCCTCTGGGCAGCGGCGCCACCGGAGCCCAGCGGTCCACGCGCGGGTCGTAGCGCTCCACCGTGAACAGACACTCGCCCCCGATGGCGTACAGGTGTCCGTCCATGGAGACCAGCCGCAGCTGGCAGCGGGGCTGGCTCAGCGGCCGGACCTGGCTCCAGAGGCCGGTCAGCGGGTTGTAGCAGAAGACCCGGTCCGACGCCTTGGAGCGGCCGTCCCCGTGCGCCCTGATCCCGCCCGCCACGAACAGGTAGTTGTACATGGTGCACATGCCGGAGCCTTTAGCCGGGACGTCCTCCGGCAGGCGGGTCAGCACCTCCCACCGCCGAGTGTCCGGGTGGAGGCAGAACACCCGGCGGTGCTCGGGGTCCTCCGGGGCGGGCGGCTGCGGGCTCTGCGGCCGGCTGCTCTCTCGGCTGCCGCCGCGGTCGGACGCGTCGCTGCTCTCGGCCACCGCCAGCACCTTGGTCCCCTCCATCCTGCGGGCCAGGATGAGCTCCCGCTCCGCCGCCGTCAGTCGGCCGAACACGGCGGGGGTCCGCAGCACCTGCAGGTAGTGGCGGCTCATGAAGCCGAGCGCCCGCCGCCGCGCGCCCTCCGCGCCGTCGCGCTTCGCTCGCGTCAGAATGTCGAAGCAGTTTTCTGCGCTGATCTGTGGCGACTCGGTCCCGGCACCGGCCTCCATCTGGACCCGACTCGTCCTGTCCTCCTTCCTCGCCTCGTCCTGCGGGGCGCGCTGGCTGCTGGCggcggggggccggggggccggggtCTCCGAGCCTCCGCCCCTGTGACAGAACCACCGCGACGGTTCTTCACGTTCTGATCAGAACCATCGGTCCGAACGACGCAGCGCgtcattcacttcctgtttgatcaTCACATGGAGAATcacgaagaaaagaaaggaatcACACACTAATACCATCATTAATAactgataaataataatgacaacgACAATATTCATATAAAACTTCAAGGAAAAATGTGCAGATATGAAACATCAGAACACATGAACAATAACcatgtgaataataataagaataataaactCTTCAGACAAAGTGTGAAGATGAATATTTTGATAAAAGGACAAAGTGAAGCGGAGGCAGATTTTACCAGGAAACTGTTTAAATGATTTAacagataaaacaaaagaatctTTCACTCGTGATCGTGAGGATCGATCCTGAAGGTTCAGTGATCAGACGAGGGTTCAACcaacagcgccacctgctggagaaACGTCTGGATCACATGAACCGGCTGCTTCTGAAAAGTCAAAGATCAGccagaggagatgatgatgatgatgatgatgatgatgatgatgatgatgctccaCGTTATACGTAACAGGTTTATGAGTTGCTAACGGATAATTGTACACAGAGTTGCATATATTCACACATATCACACAttgagactgtacaaccagcactggTCTCAataggacacaaacacaggacgcaaccacttaaagtgcaataactgactgtgcaatatttatattttatatattttaatatcccatgtgcaactattgctactgctctgtatatagcaTGTATAtgcctttggtgtttttttaatttaatgttattttttgtaagattttgtacatactaacccttttttgtaaatttcttatatattcttctgtccactttgctgctgttatgcccgaatttccccattgtgggacaatGAAGgtttatctcatctcatcttatcttttCATGGTATTTATTGATGGGTGAGTTATTCGTTCGTTGTTCTCCTGTGAACAAACATgaagttgtatttgtttgtgacTCGGTGAGTTGAGGATCAACTGAAGAACAACGTGACAGGAACACGGAAGTGAAATGATTCAAACTCACCTGTCGTCGTGTCTCCAGGGTGTTCGGACAAAAGAGTTCCCCGGGGGCACTTATAGTTCCGGGTGGGtgaccacatcacacacacagtaattatTAGATCTATTATTGTggtgtgtgtacatttattaAGAATGTATATTTTGGGTTAATGGTTTATGGAAATATctcaatttatttatattcgTTGTATATTATGGCCGCTGTGGAAATAGTATgtgccagccaatcagaatacAGGCTCgccttaaataaataataataataaaataataaataaatcgaTCAGTGTTTATACGTGGAGGAGTTTTCTGATTCAAAACCTCGGAGAGAAGAAAGTTTAATCTAGTTGATATTCTACAGAAGAACACGGATCATATTTCAGTAtctcagacaaacaaatgtcattgagaaaataatacCGATGCTGAGCCAAACTCCTCACCAGCTGGGGGCGGTAATGCACCAAattgttgtttgccaaccgccaaaagaacccagaagaagaagaagaagaagaagaagaagaagaagaagaagaaggtggagaTGTTGCTGAATGTTGCGTGAAGGTGATGTGGACAAATGTTGTTGAAATGTCACCTGGACCTTGTGATTCTCCTCGTTTGCTTCCATGGCCGCGCGGGCATTtgtaacaatatatatacacgtgaatgtgtatatatatacccCTCACTTTATTGAGCTGATTGATTCTGTTCGTCTTTACAAACCGTATGAAAACGGTatagtaacaaaacaaaactcctcagaaacatttaaaaacggaggagaagaaacattTCATGCAGCGACTACAAAACTGAACTGTCACAATGAAAGATTCACTGTGACGTTCGTCTTTATcttcatttatcttttctttatcaATAAGAATTGAAGGCACTTCCAGAGCTTTCATCCATGTTGATCTGTTCTTCTTCACTAGTCTCAGACGTCAGACaacttcctctgcagctctccGTCGCCCCCTGTGGAGGGTTGTGTCGGGCTCAGTCTGTCCTCTCACGCCTCCCGCTGACCTCCGTGCGAGGCGGCCGCTGTCGTCACAGCGATGTCGAAGCAGGTCTCCATCATGACGCGGGACTTACAGAGGTCCACGCGGTTCTCCAGCTCCGCCGTGGCCTGAACCAGAGCCTCCAGGTAGTCCTGGGACTCATGGTCCCGGTTCTGGTCCACGTCGACTGGAAGAATGACAGAGCGaggggtcagagtgtgtgtttttgtgtgtgtgtgtgtgtgtgtgtgtgtgtgtgtactcacactCTCCGCTCCACCTGTGGGGGCGGAGCATCAGTCGGCTCTTGGCCTCGTCCAGCTCCACCTTCAGTGCGTCGTGTTTGCTCCTCAGGTCTCTGATCAGCTGTTGTCGTCTCTCAGACGTCTTCAGTCGAGTGTTGAAGTGGATCAAACCCTGAAGACCAGAACAATCAAACACAGAGTCAACAACaagaacctgctgctgctttgcaaggagggagggaggagctaACCGGCACCGGAGGTCAGATTAGCATCGGCGCTAATCCGCAGAAGAGACAACAGGTGGATtaaggacagacaggtgaggacagacagacagatgaccTCTCAACTCAGACCCCcatcacctttgacctctgagcccctcacctctgacctcctcctctgcataAGCTCCATGACGTCGATCTCGTAAACTTTTATCTCAAAGGTCTCCTTCAGGCCGCCCAGCGGGGCCAGCTCCGCCCACTGACCCAGAGGGGAGGAGTCAGGCAGAGGAGCCGGGATCAGACGCCTGCGCAGGAAACCTGAAGAGATCAACGTGTTTAT
This sequence is a window from Scophthalmus maximus strain ysfricsl-2021 chromosome 18, ASM2237912v1, whole genome shotgun sequence. Protein-coding genes within it:
- the LOC118289990 gene encoding kelch repeat and BTB domain-containing protein 11-like, with the translated sequence MEAGAGTESPQISAENCFDILTRAKRDGAEGARRRALGFMSRHYLQVLRTPAVFGRLTAAERELILARRMEGTKVLAVAESSDASDRGGSRESSRPQSPQPPAPEDPEHRRVFCLHPDTRRWEVLTRLPEDVPAKGSGMCTMYNYLFVAGGIRAHGDGRSKASDRVFCYNPLTGLWSQVRPLSQPRCQLRLVSMDGHLYAIGGECLFTVERYDPRVDRWAPVAPLPRGSFAVAHEATSCGGELFVSGGSLFYRLLRYDSRRDEWEECPFNESRRRSTDMVAHRSLVYRFDVDRERAGVSVYKYNTAAKAWHGGASFPLENPRPFRCAVLGERIYCVNRSHTLQFEVREEREGFGPEVLPPPAEARGALVPFVLSLDRDE